A single window of Nicotiana sylvestris chromosome 3, ASM39365v2, whole genome shotgun sequence DNA harbors:
- the LOC104245320 gene encoding protein NRT1/ PTR FAMILY 2.11-like produces the protein MNNNIEAMENNEKRASSIRDADSEKEPQINYRGVKAMPFIIGNETFEKLGAIGTLSNLLVYLTTVFNLKHITATTLINVFNGTTNFATLLGAFLSDTYFGRYKTLGFASIMSFLGLFVIALTAVFKNLHPPHCESKDISNCIGPTGWQMAFLLSGFGLLIIGAAGIRPCNLAFGADQFNPNTESGKRGINSFFNWYFFTLTFAQMVSVTLVVYVQSDVSWSIGLAIPAIFMLISCFLFFGGTKIYVKVKPEGSPLTTVVQVLVVSIKKRRLKLPEQPLKSLFSYTPPKSINSKLSYTHQFRFLDKAAIVTPEDQIKSDGSAANQWNLCSLQQVEEAKCVVRVIPIWAAAIVYHVGIIQQQQFVVFQALQSNRHLGNSNFQIPAATYTIFSMLSLTLWLPIYDRIIVPLLRRLTGKEGGITILQRMGIGIFLIVLSSLVSAFIEERRRKLVFTNPAVGVHSERGLVSSMSALCLVPQLCLAGLAEAFCAIGQVEFYYKQFPENMRSIAGSFFFLGMAASSYLNSFLISIVHHTTEKAKTGNWLPEDLNKGKLDYFYFLITALGILNVVYFIICARWYKYKGNDETSSVGLEMERQNVEKHFV, from the exons ATGAATAACAATATAGAAGCCATGGAAAATAATGAGAAAAGAGCAAGTAGTATTAGAGATGCTGATAGTGAAAAAGAACCTCAGATTAACTACAGAGGAGTGAAAGCTATGCCATTTATCATAG GAAATGAAACTTTTGAGAAACTTGGAGCTATTGGCACACTTTCCAACCTGTTGGTTTATCTCACTACAGTTTTCAACCTGAAGCATATCACAGCCACCACTCTGATTAATGTCTTCAATGGAACCACCAACTTTGCCACTTTGCTTGGTGCTTTCTTATCTGATACTTACTTTGGTCGTTACAAAACACTCGGCTTTGCATCCATTATGTCTTTTCTG GGGTTGTTTGTGATAGCATTAACAGCAGTATTCAAGAATCTGCACCCTCCTCACTGTGAATCCAAAGATATCAGCAACTGCATAGGACCGACAGGGTGGCAAATGGCATTTTTGTTAAGTGGATTTGGGCTACTAATCATAGGGGCAGCTGGGATTAGGCCATGTAACTTAGCTTTTGGAGCAGACCAATTCAATCCTAATACAGAATCTGGTAAAAGGGGTATCAATAGTTTCTTTAACTGGTACTTTTTCACCTTAACTTTTGCACAAATGGTGTCTGTGACACTAGTGGTTTATGTGCAATCGGACGTTAGCTGGTCCATAGGATTAGCTATTCCTGCAATATTCATGTTGATTTCATGTTTCCTCTTCTTTGGGGGAACTAAAATTTATGTGAAAGTGAAACCAGAGGGCAGCCCTTTGACAACTGTAGTTCAGGTTTTGGTGGTTTCTATCAAGAAAAGAAGGCTAAAATTGCCAGAGCAACCGTTGAAATCTCTTTTCAGTTACACTCCTCCCAAGTCCATCAATTCCAAGCTTTCTTACACTCATCAATTCAG GTTTCTTGACAAGGCTGCAATTGTAACACCAGAAGACCAAATCAAATCAGATGGATCAGCAGCCAACCAATGGAACTTGTGCAGTCTGCAGCAAGTGGAAGAAGCTAAATGTGTTGTGAGAGTAATTCCCATTTGGGCTGCAGCAATTGTGTACCATGTTGGAATAATTCAGCAGCAACAATTTGTTGTCTTTCAAGCACTACAATCAAACAGACATCTTGGCAATAGCAACTTCCAAATTCCAGCAGCAACTTACACTATATTCTCCATGTTAAGCCTTACTCTCTGGCTACCCATATATGACCGTATCATCGTCCCATTACTCCGAAGACTCACTGGTAAAGAAGGTGGCATAACAATTCTTCAAAGAATGGGAATTGGCATATTCCTAATTGTTTTATCATCCCTAGTATCTGCCTTTATCGAGGAACGAAGAAGAAAACTAGTTTTCACAAATCCAGCAGTAGGGGTTCATTCAGAAAGAGGTTTAGTTTCTTCTATGTCAGCTCTATGTTTAGTTCCTCAGTTATGCTTAGCAGGACTTGCAGAGGCATTTTGTGCCATTGGACAGGTGGAATTCTATTACAAGCAGTTCCCAGAAAATATGAGAAGCATAGCAGGATCTTTCTTCTTCTTGGGAATGGCTGCTTCTAGTTACTTGAATAGTTTCTTGATCTCTATAGTACACCATACAACAGAAAAGGCTAAAACTGGTAACTGGTTACCTGAAGACCTTAACAAGGGGAAATTGGATTACTTCTATTTCTTGATTACAGCACTGGGAATCCTTAATGTTGTCTATTTCATAATATGTGCTAGGTGGTACAAGTACAAGGGAAATGATGAAACTAGCAGCGTTGGACTGGAAATGGAAAGGCAAAATGTTGAGAAACACTTTGTCTGA
- the LOC104245321 gene encoding plasma membrane ATPase 3 has protein sequence MGEKPEVLDAVLKETVDLENIPVEEVFENLRCTKEGLTAAAAQERLSIFGYNKLEEKKESKFLKFLGFMWNPLSWVMEAAAIMAIALANGGGKPPDWQDFVGIITLLIINSTISFIEENNAGNAAAALMARLAPKAKVLRDGKWMEEDAAVLVPGDIISIKLGDIIPADARLLEGDPLKIDQSALTGESLPVTKGPGDGVYSGSTCKQGEIEAVVIATGVHTFFGKAAHLVDSTNQVGHFQKVLTAIGNFCICSIAVGMIIEIIVMYPIQHRKYRPGIDNLLVLLIGGIPIAMPTVLSVTMAIGSHRLAQQGAITKRMTAIEEMAGMDVLCSDKTGTLTLNKLTVDKYLIEVFARGVDADTVVLMAARASRTENQDAIDAAIVGMLADPKEARAGIREIHFLPFNPTDKRTALTYLDGEGKMHRVSKGAPEQILHLAHNKSDIERRVHAVIDKFAERGLRSLAVAYQEVPEGRKESAGGPWQFIALLPLFDPPRHDSAETIRRALNLGVNVKMITGDQLAIGKETGRRLGMGTNMYPSSALLGQTKDESISALPVDELIEKADGFAGVFPEHKYEIVKRLQARKHICGMTGDGVNDAPALKKADIGIAVDDATDAARSASDIVLTEPGLSVIISAVLTSRAIFQRMKNYTIYAVSITIRIVLGFMLLALIWQFDFPPFMVLIIAILNDGTIMTISKDRVKPSPLPDSWKLAEIFTTGVVLGGYLAMMTVIFFWAAYKTNFFPRVFGVSTLEKTATDDFRKLASAIYLQVSTISQALIFVTRSRSWSFMERPGLLLVVAFLIAQLVATLIAVYANWSFAAIEGIGWGWAGVIWLYNIVFYIPLDLIKFFIRYALSGKAWDLVIEQRIAFTRKKDFGKEQRELQWAHAQRTLHGLQVPDPKIFSETTNFNELNQLAEEAKRRAEIARLRELHTLKGHVESVVKLKGLDIETIQQSYTV, from the exons ATGGGAGAGAAGCCTGAAGTGTTGGATGCTGTCTTGAAAGAGACTGTTGATTTG GAAAACATACCTGTTGAGGAAGTTTTTGAGAATTTGAGATGTACTAAGGAGGGACTTACTGCTGCTGCTGCACAAGAGAGGTTGTCCATTTTTGGGTACAACAAGCTCGAGGAGAAGAAG GAGAGCAAATTCTTGAAATTTTTGGGGTTTATGTGGAACCCTCTCTCATGGGTTATGGAAGCTGCTGCTATCATGGCTATTGCTCTTGCTAATGGAGGA GGAAAGCCTCCAGACTGGCAGGATTTTGTGGGTATCATTACATTGCTTATAATCAACTCCACAATTAGTTTTATTGAGGAGAACAATGCTGGCAATGCAGCAGCTGCCCTAATGGCTCGACTTGCTCCGAAAGCCAAG GTACTTCGAGATGGAAAATGGATGGAGGAAGATGCTGCTGTTCTCGTGCCTGGGGACATAATCAGTATTAAACTGGGAGATATCATTCCAGCTGATGCTCGCCTTCTTGAGGGTGATCCGCTCAAAATTGATCAG TCTGCTTTGACTGGTGAATCTCTTCCTGTAACAAAAGGTCCTGGAGATGGTGTCTACTCTGGTTCCACGTGTAAGCAAGGAGAGATAGAAGCTGTTGTCATTGCTACAGGGGTTCATACCTTTTTTGGGAAGGCAGCTCACCTCGTCGATAGTACAAACCAAGTGGGACACTTTCAGAAG GTTTTGACTGCTATAGGAAACTTCTGCATCTGTTCAATTGCTGTGGGGATGATAATTGAGATTATTGTGATGTACCCTATCCAACACCGCAAATATCGTCCCGGGATAGACAATCTTCTTGTTCTTCTGATTGGTGGGATTCCAATTGCCATGCCAACTGTTCTCTCAGTCACGATGGCAATCGGTTCTCATCGTCTTGCTCAACAG GGCGCAATTACGAAAAGGATGACGGCTATAGAGGAAATGGCTGGCATGGATGTTTTGTGCAGTGACAAGACGGGAACCCTAACACTGAACAAGCTGACTGTTGATAAATACCTTATCGAG GTATTTGCCAGAGGTGTTGATGCAGACACTGTAGTTCTAATGGCAGCTCGAGCCTCTCGAACAGAGAACCAGGATGCCATTGATGCTGCTATTGTTGGGATGCTGGCTGATCCAAAGGAG GCACGTGCTGGCATTCGTGAAATACACTTCCTTCCTTTCAATCCAACTGATAAACGAACAGCACTTACTTATCTTGATGGTGAAGGAAAAATGCATAGGGTCAGCAAAGGTGCACCGGAACAG ATTCTACATCTTGCACACAACAAGTCAGATATAGAACGTAGAGTTCATGCAGTGATTGATAAGTTTGCTGAGCGGGGTTTGCGCTCGCTTGCTGTGGCATATCAg GAAGTTCCAGAGGGAAGAAAGGAGAGCGCTGGGGGACCATGGCAGTTCATTGCTCTCCTACCTTTGTTTGATCCACCTAGGCACGACAGTGCTGAGACTATAAGGAGGGCTTTAAACCTTGGAGTGAATGTCAAaatgatcacag GGGATCAACTGGCAATTGGAAAAGAAACTGGGCGCCGTCTGGGTATGGGTACAAATATGTATCCTTCATCTGCTCTGTTGGGACAGACTAAGGATGAATCTATCTCTGCTTTGCCAGTTGATGAACTTATAGAGAAGGCTGATGGTTTTGCTGGTGTTTTCCCTG AGCACAAATATGAGATTGTAAAGCGCTTGCAAGCTAGGAAGCATATCTGTGGTATGACCGGTGATGGAGTCAATGATGCTCCTGCTCTAAAGAAAGCTGATATTGGGATTGCTGTTGATGATGCCACTGATGCGGCTCGTAGTGCTTCTGATATTGTCCTTACTGAACCTGGTCTTAGTGTCATCATTAGTGCTGTTTTGACCAGTCGAGCAATCTTTCAAAGGATGAAAAACTACACg ATATATGCCGTTTCTATCACAATCCGTATTGTG CTTGGTTTTATGCTTCTGGCTCTGATATGGCAGTTTGATTTTCCGCCTTTCATGGTGCTTATCATTGCAATTCTTAATGATG GTACCATTATGACGATATCGAAGGATAGGGTcaaaccatctccgctgcctgaTAGCTGGAAACTGGCTGAGATTTTTACTACTGGAGTTGTTCTTGGTGGCTACTTGGCAATGATGACAGTCATTTTCTTTTGGGCAGCATACAAAACAAATTTCTTCCCG CGAGTATTTGGGGTATCAACACTTGAGAAAACAGCAACTGATGATTTTAGGAAGCTCGCTTCTGCAATTTACCTTCAAGTAAGCACTATCAGTCAGGCCCTGATATttgtcacaagatctcgaagttGGTCGTTTATGGAGCGTCCTGGGTTGTTGCTAGTGGTTGCTTTTCTGATTGCTCAACTG GTTGCCACCTTGATTGCTGTTTATGCAAATTGGAGTTTTGCTGCAATTGAAGGAATTGGCTGGGGTTGGGCTGGAGTGATCTGGCTCTACAATATTGTGTTCTATATCCCGCTAGATTTGATCAAGTTCTTCATCCGTTATGCTCTCAGTGGGAAGGCCTGGGATCTTGTTATTGAGCAAAGG ATTGCTTTCACCAGAAAGAAGGATTTCGGGAAAGAACAGCGTGAGCTTCAATGGGCACATGCACAGAGAACCCTGCATGGCCTCCAAGTTCCAGACCCCAAAATATTTAGTGAAACTACCAATTTCAATGAGCTTAACCAGTTGGCTGAGGAAGCGAAGAGGAGAGCTGAAATTGCTAG GCTACGTGAGTTGCACACACTGAAAGGTCATGTCGAATCAGTGGTGAAGTTGAAGGGTCTTGACATTGAGACGATTCAGCAGTCGTACACTGTTTAA